DNA from Prionailurus bengalensis isolate Pbe53 chromosome X, Fcat_Pben_1.1_paternal_pri, whole genome shotgun sequence:
gacagagagacagagcacagcaggggtggggcggagagagagggggacacagaatccaaagcaaggctccaggctctgagctgtcagcaccagagcccgacgagggacccgaactcacgaaccgcaagatcaggacctgagccgaagtcggacgctcaaccggctgagccacccaggcgcccgtgcaCATACATTTGTAGTGCAAGAAGAAACCTGAAATAAACCATCAAAATGTTTACAGTGAGGTTCTCTCGCGGTGGTGAGGTTATAgagggcatttttttcttttttggtcactTTGTAAGTTTCTGTAACTGCACAACCTATGCAATGACCATGTTTTACTTCCATAAATAGAAAGCAGTGTTTTAGaataagggggggaaaaaaagagcaacagaAATATTTGATCGTTGCTGAAAATGGGGGGAAACCTGGCACCCAAAATAGGATTCACCAAATGGATCACGTGCATGACATTTCAAACTCCTGTGTGATTGGATTCACCCCCAAAGCACTGGCATGTGCCAGCCCCACCCTGGAGAAGATCTTCATGGGCTTACACACATGGGGGGAAGTGCCTGGTGGGGGGGAATGGTGGGGGGGAAATGCCCGGTGGGGGGAAATGAGCTTACACACATGGGGGGAAATGGTAGGCCGAAGGCCTTCCAGTGCCACCTTCATTCCAATCTCCGTGTTGGAGAGGTCAGCAAAGGGTACCTCCCGTTGTCACCAGTTCCCACAGAAGCACTGCAAAACTCCCCGTGTCTGCTCAGCGTCTGTTTGTATCTTCAGGCTTCTTCTGCAGAGCTTCAGGGGCCACCCAGGCAGGTGCATACCTGCGCCCAGGGCATTGGAAGGAGAACCTGACGTCGGCCGTGCTGGTTCGGGGAGTCATGTCCTCATCAATCATTACACTACGGCTGCTGAGCGCGTGTCGTGGGATGAGGGGCTCTAGAGTGTGTACGAGGGCCATGCCCCTTGCCATGTCCAATGCAAACGTCACAGCCTGGCTCTGGTCCACAGCAAAATTGGTGCCTTCGTGTAATACATTGTACAGGGAGGGATCCATATGGCATCCAGTGTGCGACGAGGGTGGGGTGTGGAGCAGGTGGAGACTGACAGGCACCTAGCACTGGGAGCACATTCGGATGTGAGAAACTCCTGAGCCGGGGACACTCCTCGTTGATTTGATGTGACCAGTGCCTAGGAGGCACTTTCTTTCCCGAGGGCCTTGAACAAAGCCCTCTTCACCTCCTTGTTTCCCATGCTGTAGACGACGGGGTTGAGCATGGGGGTGAGGACCACGTACAGCACAGGGAGCACCCGGTCCCGCAAGCCAGAGCACGCAGAGCTGGGGAGGATGTAGCAGAGGACTGGAGCGATGTAGAAAATGCAGACCACGGTGGTGTGAGCACCACAGGTGGAAAAGGCTTTCCTTCGGCCCTCAGCGGAGTGGATCCTGAGAATCGCAGCCACAACACGTACACAGGAGATCGCAACCGGGGCACGGGGTGCAAGAGCCACCACGAAACTGAGGACAAACAGGGCAAGTTCGCTGGCCCACGTGCTTGAGCAAGAGAGTCTGGTCAGTGGAGGGAGGCCACAGGAGAAGTGGGTGATGAGGCGAGGCCCGCAGAACCTCAGTGGAGCTGCAAGGACGGTGTGGGCGAACGCATCGGCCAAGGCAAGCAGGCGGGAGGTGGAAGCCATTCCTGCCCGGGTCCGTCCGACGGCCCAAGAGGACTAGGTGGTGCGGTGGCCGGCCGATGGCCGCATAGCGGTCACAGGCCATGGCTGTGAGCAGGAAGCACTCCCAGGGAGCCAGGAAGCGGAGAAAGAAGATCTGGGGAAGACAAGCACGATAGGGCACGGTCCGCACTGCTGCCAGCAGGTGTTCCAGCACCTGAGGCCCCGTGCTGGAGATATAGGCAGTGTCCAGCAGTGAGAGGTTGACTAAGAAGTCGTCCATGGGAGTGTGGAGTCGGGAGTCCATCACAGTAAGGCTGGCAATGCCCAGCCACGCTGTGGACCAGCAGAAAGATCACAAAGAGCAAGGGCCTCAACTCCTCTGCGTCGGCCAGCCCTTCCAGAAGGAACAGCGACACTCGGGTCTCATTCCCCAGCTGCCCGGAACCATGCGCAGAAACCTGCACCTGTAGAGTCCAACTCAGAGTCAGATGAGGATCCAAGTGTGGAGTTCCAATTTGCACAAGGCAGCAGGGTGAGGGAAGGTGCagagacaacaacaacaacaagaaaaagagacaggTTTCAAGCTTAAGAAAATAAGACTCAGAATTGGGGGAGTGAGGCTAGGTTCAGGAGGCCAGCGGTAAGGTAGAGGCCAGTAGAATGGAATCGGTAACCCCACACCAAGACAAGGTGCACAGACCTTGAAGCCACGGTGCATGCACCTCCTGTAAGGATATCAAAGTCAGTCCCTCAGAAGCTTCTACCTGAATAAGGACCCTAGACCTCGTAATTACCTGCAGTGGTCCCCTTATTTCACCCTCACCAACCCAGCAGAGCCCCAACTCAGGAGCAGTGATAGGACACTAGTCaggtccctcctcctcccgctcTGAACCTTTCAGTGCCTCCCGTCTCACTCAGCGTCAAAGCCAAAGTCCCCCCGGCGACCTACCAGGCCCTCTGTGATAcgctctccctcctctcctctcctctcctctcctctcctctcctctcctctcctctctgaccATCGGGCAAGAAGTCTGTCAGCTCCGTGCCCCATATCACATCTTCGGACTGGCCCACAGCAGCAAACACCCTTGCCTATTCCCTGCCTCGGTGGAAGAGAGCCCTGCCCTCCTATCCAAGGCTAGCTTGTCCGATTTCCCCAGCTGCTCTCTTCATTGTGCCAGCCCTGCTCGGCAACCCTTTTACATGGGAATGTGCTAAATGCCACTCGACTGTTCACTCTCAGatggtttattttatgttatctCGATTTTACCTCCatgaaaaaaggaagcaaactaaagactttttcagacatGTAAAAGCTGAGATTAACTCGTTGTCAGCGGAAAACCTGCACTACAACAAATGTTAAAGGCTGTTCTCCACAAGCAAGGATGATAGCACGTGGGAACTTGGACCTACATGAAGTAATGAAGAGGGTTCCAGAATTGGAAAGTATGTGggtaaatgtaaacattttttctcccttcaaaatgtcTCTCAATCGTCGCAAACCATCTAAAGCAAAAATATTGACAACACGGCGTGGGGTGTGTAACTGCtatagaaataaaaggtatgACAACAATAGCACAAAGGACACCAGTGGGTGGTTGGAAGGGTACTGCTGTAATGTTCTTACGTTACGGGCGAAGTGATTTGAAATGACTTGAAGGTGGTCTATAATGAGGTAAAACACATATCAGGATCCCTAGAACCCTAGGTTTAATATGTACACTTCTCTGGCGGAGATAAAGTGAATTTCTAGAAATTACTCAATCTGAAAGGAGTCGCgaaaagacagagaggggaacGCAGAACACATGgggcaaacagaaaataaatagcagGATGGTAGATTGAAACTCAACGATACCCCTCGTTACATTTATTCTAAATGGTCTAAACGTGGCAACTAAAACACGGAGATTGCCAGACTGGataaaaaggcaaagcaaaactATATGCTACGCCTAAGAAATGCGCTCTATGAAGACACAGATACggtaaaagtaaaaagatgggcAAAGATACACCACGCAAGTCTTCTAATAAGAAAGTTTGAGCAGCTATATTAAGAGCAGGCAGGACAGACTTCAGGACAAGGAATACGATGGGGTGGAGGACATTTGCTAACGATAGAGGGGTCACTTtgtgaagaagacataaaatcaAAACCTAAATACATAgtaggaaagaaataatgaagctAAGAGGAGGtatgaataaaacgttaaatgGACAAACAATAGAGGAAAATCCATGAAGCGGaaagcctttttttcctttctttcttttctgttttaatgtttatttttgacacagagagagacagggcgcgagtgggggaggagcaaagagagaggggggacacagaatccgcaacaggctccaggctccaggctccaggctctgagccggcagcacagagtccgatgcggggctcgaaccgacggacggaccgtgagatcatgacctgagccgaagtcagacccttaaccgactgagccactcaggcgccctctcccccactttttaaaggttttattcatttttgagagagtgcatgtgggggaggggcagggagagggggacagaggatctgaagtgaactgcgctgacagcagtgagccccatgcggggcctgaactcaccaactgccagatcgtgacctgagccaaagtcggacgctcaaccgactgagccacccaggtgcccctgaaagcttctttaaaaaaaaaaaaaaaaaaaaaaaaaagcataccaggggcacctgggtggctcagtcggttgagcggccgacttcgcctcaggtcatgatctcgcggtccgtgagttcgagccccgcgtcgggctctgtgctgacagctcagagcctggagcctgtttcagattctgtgtctccctctctctgacccttccccgttcattcatgctctgtctctctctgtctccaaaataaatacacgttaaaaaaatgtttttctaaaaataccaataaagctgattttgaaaaataaagtgtaaCCAGGGAATATTAGGAACAATATTTGTGGGTAAGTTTcccaatttagatgaaatggacaaattccttgaatgacacaaattaccaaaactgactcaagaagaaatagaagacccGAATATCCCTACATCTATGAAAGCAATGGAGCCGAAAACTCCAGGCCCCCGTGGCTTTACTAGTGGCTACCACCAAATTCTTAAAGGAGAACTTTCACCAATCCTACACAAATGCTTTCAGGAAGCAAAGGAGGAGAAACATTTCCCAAATCAtcttatgaggccagcattacacaaccccaaaaccagatgaagacattgcaagaaaagaaaaccacagggcaATATCCTTCAggaagtcacacacacaaaagaacttGATTCGATATTAGCAAATTCAACCCAGCAACATACAAAGAGGATGATACCATCATGGCCAAGTGGGGTTCATGCCAAGAAttggttttcattaaaaacaaaaaagtcaatcAGTGTCATCTgtcatattaagaaaataaaggagaaaaaacatgtgatcatttcaacagacacagaaaaaaagcatCAGACAATATCCAACAACCactcatgacaaaaactctcggAGAACTAGGACTAGAGGGAAACGTTCTTAATCTGATAAAGGGAACCTACAAAAATCCTACAGCTAACAtgatacttaatggtgaaagacagaATCACCGCCCCCGCTCCCTCGCCCGCAAAGTTTGAGAAACAAGGTATGGATGttcaccacttccattcaacacTGTCCTGGAAATCCTAGGCAGTGCACTAGgcaagaaagaggaataaaagtaGTGACACAGATTGCAAAAAAAGAAACGGGATTATCTTTATTCAGAGATGACATGCTTGTTTACGTAGAAACCCCTAAGTGAtgtacaaaaaaaagaagagtgacatttttaaaaaatcactaccatttataatagcatcccCAAACATGAAGTATTTGGGGACACATGTAATAACATATGTGCAAAACCTTTACGGTGAACACTAAAAACTATTGATAAGTGAAAGAAAGCTTACAAAAATGGAGAAACGCATCCTATGCGTGGAGCGGAAGatcctgtattcttttttcttttagcgtttatttatttattttggaagagacagagagagcatgagcaggggaggggcagagagacagagagggagcgagagagggagggagagagagagagagagagagagagagagagagagaaaatatcccaagcaggctcagagctgtcagtgcacaCCCCGACTCTGGGCCcggtctcacaaaccgtgagatcatgacctgagccgaaatcaagagtcagacgcttaatcgactgagccacccaggtgccccaaggccctGTATTCTTAAGATGTACACTCCCACCACAGCATTCCAGAAATTCATTGCAAACCCAGTAAAAATCGTGATAACGCAGAAATGGACAAGCTGATTCCAAAGTGTATATCCAAACGCAAAGAACCTGGAATAGGCAGCTCGAACTTGCAAAAGAGGAATAAAGTCGGAAGACATAGGATGACTAAAAGAGGATACAGACAGAATGGAAAGTTCACATGTCactggtgggactgtaaattggtATGATCACATCGGAAAACAGTGCTTCCGTTTCTTATACAGTCACACTTACGcttaccatgtgacccagaaatcccacttctgctATTTACACgagggaattaaaaatatatgtgtgtgcaaaGACTTGTACGTGAATCTTCGTATCGACTTGATTAACAATAACCGCAGTTTGGAAACAAGCCAAACGTCCAATAGCAGGTGAGTGGTTAAGCCTAAGTTACGGTACATCCACGCAATGGAATACCGGTCAGCAACAAAGAAGGATggacatactgtgtgattcctggaaattccagaaaaggcaaaatctAAGCTGAATTTGCTGTGTGGGGGCAGACTGTAGAGGAGGACATTGTCTGCACGGAGGCACAAGGGCGACTGTGAGAGCGATGGGAATGTTCTGGATCTCGGCTTTGGCTGTGGACACCTTTGTCGTAACTCATGAAACCGTACGCTTAAATGTGTGCAACTTCCCATACGTGCANNNNNNNNNNNNNNNNNNNNNNNNNNNNNNNNNNNNNNNNNNNNNNNNNNNNNNNNNNNNNNNNNNNNNNNNNNNNNNNNNNNNNNNNNNNNNNNNNNNNNNNNNNNNNNNNNNNNNNNNNNNNNNNNNNNNNNNNNNNNNNNNNNNNNNNNNNNNNNNNNNNNNNNNNNNNNNNNNNNNNNNNNNNNNNNNNNNNNNNNNNNNNNNNNNNNNNNNNNNNNNNNNNNNNNNNNNNNNNNNNNNNNNNNNNNNNNNNNNNNNNNNNNNNNNNNNNNNNNNNNNNNNNNNNNNNNNNNNNNNNNNNNNNNNNNNNNNNNNNNNNNNNNNNNNNNNNNNNNNNNNNNNNNNNNNNNNNNNNNNNNNNNNNNNNNNNNNNNNNNNNNNNNNNNNNNNNNNNNNNNNNNNNNNNNNNNNNNNNNNNNNNNNNNNNNNNNNNNNNNNNNNNNNNNNNNNNNNNNNNNNNNNNNNNNNNNNNNNNNNNNNNNNNNNNNNNNNNNNNNTTTTGCCTCAAATGAgctgagcaaaaacaaaaaaagagaagggacaaacaaaaactgaatagCAAAGTGGCAGACTTAAATCCGACCATATCGGTAATCGTATTAAATGTGAATTTGCCAAACAGTCCAATTTAAAAGCAGACATCGTTAGAAGGGTGCTTTCTTTAAGTGACCAAACTACACGCTGTCTACGTGAGCCACATTCAAGACGCAAAGACACCAATAGGTTAGAAGTAAGAGGATGGAAAAGGACTTACGAATAAATAGTGAGCAAAGAAGCCTGATGTGGTTATATCGATATTAGAGAAATCAGACTTCGAGGAAAACTGTGTTACCAAAGATGAGGGGATGCGTTTCATACTAGTAACAGCAGCAATGAATCCATCTGGAAGAGAAAATGATCATAAATATGTCTGTGCCTAATGACACACCTTCAAaatacacggggcgcctgggtgactcagtcggtaagcgtctgacttcggctcaggtcatgatgtcaccgttggtgagttccagcccagcgtcgggctctctgcCCGTCGgcaccgagcctgctttggatcctctgtccccctctgtctctgcccctcccccactggctctctctctctccccctctctcaaaataaacaaacttaacacacacgcacactcacacacacacacacacgcacgcacgcacacacacaggcgtGCGCACGATGCAAGAATTTTTGAGATTAACAGGTGAAAGGGACAAGTCCAAAATCACGGTTGGAGATTTTAACATCCTCTCTcagcaagcgagagagagagacaacacactctgttaaaagaaatagagcagggattggcaaactaccGCCTCCTGGCCAAATCCAGCCCGGGGCCTCTTTTATGTGAAAAGTCTGTTGTCCCCCGACATAGAACATACGATCAGTGGTATCACCTACCTTGACCGATGTCTTTAGAACACTAAACAGGAGATCTGAATTTCACATGTGTGTCcactacacattcttttcaagtacaagTATGTGTTCGCCAAGATAAAGCATTTTCTGAGCCACGGACCAATTCTCAACACGTTTCAACGTCAAGGATTGAAATTTAACCCGGTACGTCTCTGACCAgccttgccttgttcttgattctagagggaaagctttcaacCTCTCACTGTTGcgtatgatgtcagctgtgggttttGTCGTATGTGGGCTTTGTGGTATTGAGCTATACAACTTCTCTGCCCCCATTCgtggagggtttttatcatggaaATATGTTCTATTTTGTCAAACGCGTTTTCTGCACCTAgggagatgatcatatggtttttatctttcattctaacGATGCGGTGCTTCGTTTATAGACACGCATGTGTTGAAAGATCCTGGTTTTCCGGCTGCAGGTTCCTCCTGCCCGTGCCCGGAGATGAGAGCTGCCTGCCCCGTAGACAGTGACAAAGAacagggcagacagagacagtCCGAGGCTCAGGCTGAGGCGCTCTTTGGTGACACTGCTCATTGAAATGCTTCCACCAGCCACAGGCCGCTCTAGACactggccaccttcttgctgtgacACCTGCCTCCAGGACAAGGCAGCTGTGCCTTTACTTTCCTCACTTGTCCTGAGGACCTATTTGGAGACGCTCAGGTACAGATTCGTAACTATAGAGTCACGGAGTTCTACACAGCTCAGTCACGTGCTCAGAGGCTTTAGGAGTTGGGCCATGGCAGTCTGTTTGGGCATGGACAGTGGGGACCATGAGCCGCACCACCGTGTGGGGAGTAGCGTCAGGCAGAGGCTTCCTGGATATCGCAGCTGGCGGGCCGTCGAAGGCTCGTGGCACGGCTGGTTCAGGCAGACGCATCCACGCGGGTGCCCGTTTGGGCAGACGCCCGAGGGTGTCGTGGCACTCTAAGGGGTGGAGCTTCATAGGTGAGAACTGATTGGCTACAGAAGGGACTGCTTGGTGGGAACCAATCACAGGTCAGGAGGCATTACCAGTGGTCCGTGTGGACAGTTGCTCTGGGCATCCGGAATTGCATTGTGGAGTAAAGGGGTGAAGCATTGTGAGAGAGCGCTTTGTCCTTCAGTGATGCCTTGAGAGGGTGGGCGGATTCAAAGTTGGGTCTCAGGTGGCTGGTGGAGGCCCCGTGAGGGCAGCAGACGAAGGCACGGGTGCCGTGGGCGTGGTGGTGGGCGCAGCAGGTGGTGGCCAGTGTGTGCCAGGTGGACCTCGTGGTGTCAGTGGCCCCAGAGTCCCTGGTGGTTCGGGTGGTGCCTGTGACCCTGGCCATCCCAGCAACCCCGGAGGCCTGAGCGATCCGGAAAGAACCAGCATTGTGGGAGAGGTAGGTGCCGCCTCTGGTGGCGCTCTCCAAATGGAGCGGGCACCCTACACACCAGGTCCTGGTGGAGATGCCGCGCCTGGCGCCAGAGGTCCTGGTAACCGACTGCTTCAGTTGTATCCTATTCAAGGAGTCCCAGCGGGCTGG
Protein-coding regions in this window:
- the LOC122478046 gene encoding LOW QUALITY PROTEIN: olfactory receptor 3A3-like (The sequence of the model RefSeq protein was modified relative to this genomic sequence to represent the inferred CDS: deleted 1 base in 1 codon), with amino-acid sequence MDSRLHTPMDDFLVNLSLLDTAYISSTGPQVLEHLLAAVRTVPYRACLPQIFFLRFLAPWECFLLTAMACDRYAAIGRPPHHLVLLGRRRTRAGMASTSRLLALADAFAHTVLAAPLRFCGPRLITHFSCGLPPLTRLSCSSTWASELALFVLSFVVALAPRAPVAISCVRVVAAILRIHSAEGRRKAFSTCGAHTTVVCIFYIAPVLCYILPSSACSGLRDRVLPVLYVVLTPMLNPVVYSMGNKEVKRALFKALGKESAS